In Desulfatiglans anilini DSM 4660, the sequence GATCACATCGTCCCTGTGATGCCCGAAGGCCAGCAGGTTGCAGCCGAGTTCCCCGGCGGCGTCGAAGAGGATCTTGCGCCGCAGCCGCGCGCAGAGAAAGCACGGATTCTCGAGGTTCTCAGGGCTGTGCGCGCGCGGCCCGATGTCCGTCCGGATGATCCGGTGTTCAAAATCATGCCCCACAAAGAAATCCCTCAGCATCCCGGCCGAATCCCCGCCGAAGCCCGGGTCGACATGCACCGCGGTCAGGCGGTATGAAATGGGGACCCGTTTCAGGCGCTCTCTCAGCAACCACAAGACCGCCATGCTGTCTTTCCCCCCGGAAACAGCCACGAGAACATGGTCTCCGTCCTTCAGCATCGCTTGCCGATGCACCGCCCGGCCCATCAGCCGCACCACCTCTTTGCGGGCGTACCCCACGAAAAAACCCCTCTATGGCTTGTTGCACGAAGGGCGCTCCCCGAACAGGGCCGTCCCGATCCTCACCAGATTCGCACCCTCTTCGATCGCCACCCGGTACGAATCGGACATCCCCATGGAAAGATAGCGCATCTCCACATGTGGAAGCGAGAGAGAGCGGATCTGCTCGAAAAGCTCCCGGGTCCGCCTGAAGTAGGGCCGAAGGGACTCCGGGTCGTCCAGTAAAGGCCCCATGGTCATGAGACCCATCACCCGGATATGAGGAAAATCGGCGAGCCCCTGGATCAATTCAAGCGCTTCGCCGGGCAGCACCCCATGCTTCTGGGGCTCCTCCCCGCTGTTGATCTCGATCAGCACCGGCATGAGCTTCCCCTCCTTCTCCGCGGCCCGGTCGACGGCCTGCGCCAGATTCAAGGAATCCAGGGTCTCGATCATGTCGAAAAGCTTCACGGCCTTCTTGGCCTTGTTCGACTGCAGATGACCGATCAGGTGCCATTTCACCCGCTCACCGACCGCCTCCCGCGCCCGTTCAGCCTCCTGCACATAGTTCTCGCCCACGATCGCGAGGCCCGCCGAGACCGCATCGAGGACCTCCGCAGGGGTCCTCGTCTTGGCAGCGCCTACAAGCATGACGTCCGGGGGCAGTTCATTCAGGATGCGTTTGACATTCTCCTGGATCATCGGCTTATCCCTTTCGGGGGCGTCCCTCTCAAAACAGCCCTTCGCCTGCAAAAAGCGTTTCACATGACTGCATCGGGCATCTCCGCTGCATTCCGCCTGGAAAGAGCGCTCCCGCCTGTGCTCAAAAACAGCTCCCGGCGAACAAGGCCTCACGCCTTTCCTGGAAAACAGCCTGAGCGGAAAAAAGCGTCCTGCCTTTTCTCCAGAGCGAAACGGAAGGGATGAACCCTCCCGCCCCTCTGGAAAACCAGTTCTCCGACACCTCGGTTTATAGGGATACCGCAACTTTCGCCCCCTGTAAAGCCAAGAACCATCCGGATAGACGCTTCCGAGGCCGGCCCCCGGAGTGGAGAACGCCGAATATCGTCCTCCTCTTGACAGAGTTACGGTGCTGGGTTAGATCATATGAAACGGGCTGGTCCGGGGTGTAAAATACACCCCAGCCAAGAAATCCAAAACGGAGGACCAGCCCATGAAAAAAGTAGCGTATGTCGGTGTAGATTACCACATGAATT encodes:
- a CDS encoding tRNA lysidine(34) synthetase; protein product: MGYARKEVVRLMGRAVHRQAMLKDGDHVLVAVSGGKDSMAVLWLLRERLKRVPISYRLTAVHVDPGFGGDSAGMLRDFFVGHDFEHRIIRTDIGPRAHSPENLENPCFLCARLRRKILFDAAGELGCNLLAFGHHRDDVIETFLLNLFYGGSISTMLPVQRFFDGRITVIRPLYEVPETHLSRYAREMGWPRVELACPSAGSSKRREIKELLAALQRANRKIKGNIFHALHNVRVDYLPPAS
- a CDS encoding YggS family pyridoxal phosphate-dependent enzyme, with translation MIQENVKRILNELPPDVMLVGAAKTRTPAEVLDAVSAGLAIVGENYVQEAERAREAVGERVKWHLIGHLQSNKAKKAVKLFDMIETLDSLNLAQAVDRAAEKEGKLMPVLIEINSGEEPQKHGVLPGEALELIQGLADFPHIRVMGLMTMGPLLDDPESLRPYFRRTRELFEQIRSLSLPHVEMRYLSMGMSDSYRVAIEEGANLVRIGTALFGERPSCNKP